In Nicotiana tabacum cultivar K326 chromosome 10, ASM71507v2, whole genome shotgun sequence, the DNA window ACTGTCCGCAAATCGATGTTAGTCTCAAATCCGTTAGATACGCCCAGGAAAATCTTTTGTCTGAGGtcacccaactcaaagaagaactcaatCACCGAGCGACTTCCCTCATTATTAAGAAAACTTACgctatgtacaacatgaggataaaaaccttggaagaggccaaagctggtatcattgattttgatgccgaAATTCTTAAGGTCCGtgagcttgagttagctgctaaaatTGGTCTCCCAGCAGGGTCTGATGCTCCTGGTCCTTCTGGTTACGGTTCTGAGTTCTCAGGAACTGAAGAAGAATCGGAGAATAATGATGCTGAATGCCAACTGGTGAAGACCAAAATGTTGAGCCATCAGTGGATCCATCTACTTCTCCCAGGGGCGCGaacacttctcttcctccgggtTCCGGAGATACTGCAGTTTTgccttttttcttcttccaattCTTGTATTTGTGCTGTTTTGGCATGTTATTGTaaataaaaatatctttttgCTCAAGTATCATTTGAGTCTATCTTTCGTTTGAATATTCATGTAAGTTTTTAATCTTTGCattctcttcctttttcttaAGAGTTTTGCGCAAGTTTTTCCGTCTACGTTTTATTATGTGAAGCTTTGGGTGTATTCTTCTCGAAAGCATTTTGATTCTGGGCATCAACCCATTTACATGAGGGCTTCTATAAGTATTTGCCCAAGTTTACCTTTTGTGTCCTTTCGTATACGGCTTCGTGTATATTTTCCCCCGAAGgcattttgattccgggcataaatTCTTTCGAAACCAACCCTTAAACTTGAAGGGGTCTCTTATGTTTAcgatgctcttgaagaggacgtctcatgttcattatggcactaacatttgaagtacttgtttaactttcaaatgacaaagttaattcatcgttcagacatgaaacaatataaaaacaaaaggatttcattttattccttctattttcaaaaagtacataagcatttgctaTGCTTAAAAGCAATttccattacttgtggctaacttgtacaacttgtttctacggggctggccgcgcagtccccggtcccgatgatacaactacttttcagattttttatttttcggtcgacgtggcagtcattgttgGCAGTCATTTTTGCCGTATCCTCATATCGTCCCTCAGTGTTCGAATccgaagaatgcgaattggaacattGGAAGTGTTGTATCTTCGAAAAatccactaatgaattgctagataatccttaactcGGTTACATACTTTACTTCTCCtcaggaatttatgctatcgagcgaggactatctaacaaccctctattagtttgtgctcgtgaacagtcgggtaacctttgctcaatagcaaacttaacttctcGGTGGGAATTTACTAtagagcaaaagattatctaaccgtccTATAGTGGATCTTTGCTTGTATGCCTTactattaaaggtcttattgatgttgtcttcgtagtatgctttctgttgctgcctcgataaaaaccttgccagaaaaatccaattgggacaaaaactggacgaagggaaaaagagcaCACACATACTTTCCGCTCGGATAATGTTCAttagcaataatatcttttgaggtatgACACGTTCCAATTGCTAGGCAACTTTTCTGCATCTTGGTTCTCCAATTCATACGAGCCTTTAccggtgacagctgaaacccggtagggtCCTTCCCATATTGGACCTAGCTTTCCTGCATTGAGCTCCCGaatgttttgagttactttccttaggaccaagtcccctactttgaaataacgaaGGTTATTCGACTATAATACCGCTTCATTCTCTGCTTTTGGGATATCATtcttatatgcgccaagtccctgtgCTCATCGAGTAGCTCCAAGTTGACTAACATTGCTTCGTTGTTTGATTCTTCAACTGTTTGGAAATATCTCAAGGcgggttcccctacttccactgGGATTCAAGCTTCTGCACCGtacactgtcacacctcctttttccgccccgcgaggggtgaaggagttttttccaattaaaggacaatcgaaacaggatttgtttatttatttcacagtcgccacttgggagatttagggtgtcccaagtcaccatttaatcccgaatcgaggaaaagaatgactctgtattacagtctgcgaaccagaaatccggataaggaattctgttaacccaggagaaggtgttaggaccATTGCATttgttccgtggttctagcacggtcgctcaactgttatattcggcttgattatctgatataatacatattataaacttatgtgcaaattttatcccttagtcgcttttattattatatttcgaaagaatgtgaacatcgtttaaaaaacatgtctttggattgcgtcacatgaaatgcacccgcaatccggaacacatttttattcaatgttttgggatttggatttgggtcgcatgaaatgcacacccgagtttaagaaggtaagattattaacaTGTGCGCCTAAAACAATTagcgtatttattattttggataaggccgtggagtttgctaagcggccgatcacgaattctaagtaattaacgcatgcatttgtgagggccccgcaatctgtgtgttttatttagcgaggctcgtctcatttattttagatggacaaatcctaaagcgactacatttttcctattaaaattagtctctaaaataaagaaagaaaatcctaattaattacgagtttttattttatttatttaagaaagcatgacatactaattggtagattaatacaaatattgatgaaaaggaattttactcaaaaaattcgaaattataaataaaataaaaattcgacaactaatattcaaaagaatcaaatacaactagattaaaactcaacattgttataaaaaactattgagattaattattcacaaccatttgaaactaaatttaaccataattactaaagcttactagaaagtttattagacttaaacgttcttctaatcttgcttgaactcaaatcatcccttaatgcctaatttacgaaatttaatttaaattcatgccttagctaaatttaactacttgttcatgattaacctactgttgataatcttgaaaccttcataactagtgaattaacccgttttgccaaaccgattcatgaaagactaacttatgttattttttttcttattccaattattattcagtaatacatgaaatagcttaaatacaatcaataaaaggaacaaaaaaatatgaaattaaaacttcaaaatttcattcttcatatgtattcatgcttccacattattagcttgcaatagctagtattacagtcgtgtacctggtattggaaacaaaagaagatgaagatgagaatcagcagcaataataacaatacagcacaacaacaacagcccagcaacagtaacaacccaggaacagagtttgcaaaccggtggagtagtaatcccaaaaaaaaaagcttcaagcttcgatgaaacaacaacaattaatgctgatttcaaacaatgaaggaaagtagaagatttttttcagtttttgttccctcctttagttttgaaatttctcCAATTTTTATCTCTTCTCTCCTCTGTTCTGTATTCTCCTCTCTTTTTATTCTGTCCTCTCTCTTCTGTGTCCCCCAAAAATCTGATCAAGTTCTTTTATTTATAtctcatcccaaaccctttaatccattaataaaataaccactttctcctaccaaacccactaccttcccactcatcccccactacattaaacaaatatatcaaccccaccccattacatcttgtccctcatgcctaacataaacaattaccatattctcctccactacattatgtcttgtcccccattatattaaacaattatatcactcacaccccattacattttgttccccatgcctaacataaagaattattcaaaatgttcaattaccaaatacccctccgaccttattgcaattactattttacccctgaacgtactgcaatgtaccaaactaccccatcagctataaccaattcaactaatcaatcttaaccaaaatatagccaatatgaccaatttcttaaacaaactcaacaacaaaccatatgaacacagatgaatcattcaacttcaaattaatgaaaataaattaaccatattgggaaccaatcctggttaacttagaccaaaaatggatgagcaaggaaacaacaatattaacaacacaatacatgattcaaattaaatccacaaatcaaaaacaaaaacaaactcacattaaatcactggattaaaaacgaacttcaaacaaagatgaacatgaattaaatctattttaaacaacaaaacatgacggattcaaatgattaaaccaacatatttccctattacaactaaattcttttagaaaaataaaaacaaaaccgaagaagaaacaattatgaaattaaacttgaatctaacaacattaacaattgctgaaaaatacataaaacacatgaaacaaattgaagaaataattaattaaatttcaatatgaatctaacaaacattaaactaacaatttctacctaaacaataaacaagaacaataaaacaaacatgaaacaaactgaaaaattaacaaaacaatgaacacgaaacaaaacaaaaatttcccgattttagatttgagaatatcaaaaataaaatacggacaaaatgTAAAACTCAAaaccactaaccggatcgaaacgacgaataatgactgaccaacgacgaactcgaacaaACGACGGAGACGATCCTAAGAAGCAACTGAAAGAGGTGAAGCAAACGTGAAGCAACAACGATGGGGTCTGTTTGGACGTAGCGAAGAAGAAGCAGTAGCAGCTGGTCGTTTGGATGGAGACAAATGAAGCGAAGCCCCacgtccatggctggagctcgggAACTCGACCACTCAACTTGAGCTCAGAcgaaacgaagaagatgaagcagacgACGCAGCAGTGGAGGTTTGTTTTAGACTCAGCTGCTCGACGACGCACAGTAGGGTAAGCCATGGACGACGCAGAAGGAGCAGAAGAAGCAGACGATACAGCAGCAACACAGCTGAAGCAGTGATGGCGATGGAGGTCGATGAAGCAGAAGACAGAAGCAgctggtcgtttggacgtgaggttgAGGAAGAAGAAAGCAGAAGCAGCTATTATATTTTCCATTTGGACGTAGCAGAAGCAACAGAAATGAGCTGGAACGCAGTGACGGGCAGCAGCCATGGACGACGTCGGACGAAGAACGCAGCAGCAGCAGCgtcggagaagaagaagcaacgatcaacgtgaacttgaagaagaagaaaccctcgcgatctttgaagaagaagaagaagaagaaacacgggcagcgggtgtgtgtgtgtgttgcgttgccgtggttgtgtgtgtgtgtgtgtatgtgaaggAGAAGAGGCGGGGGAAGGGCAGCCATTGATGGGTTTGTTTGGAGcttttttggagaagaagataGAGAGGGGGGCAGGTAGGTAGtgtttttttagggttttgttttgttttgtttttggtaaaaaattgaaaaaatgaaaaatgaagagtgtAAGATATGGGGTGTtaggtatttgggttatggaccgggtcatggggaaggttgggtattatttgggcctgtggcttgaatttgaagaagaggcccaattccgattttctttattttttgctctcttttcttcttttatttttctaaaactaaattctaaaaatccttaaactatcatatagaactaaattaatttataaaagcgcaaattaactcccaataacaattaacacacaattaagtaataattaagcatgaaattgtacaattggacattaaatgctaaaatgcaaaagatgcctatttttgtaatttttaatttttggaaaacaaacttaattactaaaaattgtagaattaaatcctaatgcaaaatgcgacatatttttgtatttttattaatttaacaaataaacgtgcacaaacaaatatgcaaataattacacaaaaataccacaaaaattcaaaaaattgcacaccaagaaaaaatcattttattttgaattttttgggataattctcatatagggcaaaaatcacgtgcttacatacACAAGGGAAAAATAAGTTTCTCCTATGCTCGATTTGGCCGTTGTTTGGTATGCCCAtaaaatttcaggtaattcctCGGCCCAATTACCTTTAGACGCTtctaaccttttcttgaggtttatTATAATCACTTTGTTCGCTGACTCCGCCTGACTGTTTTTGCTCAGATGATAGGGTAAAGATGTAatcctctttatttttaaatcttcgaggaactttgtgacttttgcaccgataaattgtggcccattatcacatgctatctcttttggtattccaaacctgcaaattatattgtCCCACAAGAAATCCACCGCTTCGCACTCGTCGATATTCTAATAAGGACCTGCtttcacccatttagagaaatagttagtcaaaattaaaagaaatcttaccttttcgGGAGTCGGTGGCAGTGGtccaacgatgtccatcccccatttcatgaatggcccgGGGGACATACCCAAATGTAATGGTTATGCCGGTTGCTGCACCAGTGGTGCGCAGTATTGGCACTTATCACTTTTTCGTACGAGgtctttggcatcttgttccatgcggggccaataatatcctagCCTTACCAACTTCAGCACTAAGGAATCTGCGCCTGAATGGTTGCTGCATATCCCTTTGTGGACTTCTCacatgacatagttagcttcgAATACCCCTaaacatcgggccaacgggccttggaaagcttttctatacaattggcctatCTTGAAGCTATATCTCGCCGCTTTGGTGCGCAGCGCCCTGGACACTTTGGGTCTGTGTAGCTTCTCGTGCTCGAGATCATCGATGAtttcattcctccagtcccataCCAAATTGGTCGCATTAACCTCATTTTAACCATATGTATCCAAGACTGAGTTCATCAATTGTACTACCATCCCGGACTCCGATCCTTTTACTTCCGTTAATGATCCAAGGTTAGCCAATGCGTCTGCTTCCGCATTATCTTCCCTTGGGATATGAGTATTCGACCACTCCCGAAATTGTGCCAACAAAGCTTGGACCTTTACCATGTATTGTTGCGTGCACTCTTCTTTGGTTTCGAATATTTTGTAGACCTGATTTTTCACCAGTTgtgagtcgcatttgatttcaATGACCTCAGAGTCAAGCCCCCAGGCTagttcgagccctgcaatcaaagcttcatactctacttcattgttagttaaaaggACCGTTCTGATGGCTTGCTTTATGGTTTCCtcccgaaggcgtgattaagactatACCAAGCCCagacccttttacgttggaaTGTCCATCCATAAAAAGGTCCAAAACCCTGATGCCTattccgacaccattactgcctcttTGGTTGCCAGAGGCAGTAATctcggactgaaatcggccacaaagtcagccaagacttgtgacttaatgGCAGTCCttagtttatattctatgtcTAACTCAttcatttcgacggcccatttggtcAATCTACCTGAGAGCTCGGGTTTTTGTAAAGGATGTTCCGCAAAGGGAAAGTGGTCACCACGGCTATGCCGCCGGGCTAACTTCATCTAGTTCAGGAGTAGgcgtcggttcctgtaattgctatgctgCGTGTTCCTTTCCTTTGATATTGGAGACCTAAATTGCATTTATCTCCCTTGCCACCGGTTGGTCACCCTTATCTACTTAGCTCCTTTGGGcattggaaacttcagcaattgatgatatgttaatggtacaactttcatctcgtgtaaccatggCCTTCCTAGAATGATGTTATATCCAATATCACCGTCTACCACTTcgaagagagttgttttcatCACTCCTTCAGCGTTTGTGGGTAATAAAATTTCTCCTTGGGTAATCACGCTCGCGAGGTTGAATTCGACGAGGAGCTTTGTGGCCGGAATAATGCTTCTGGTGAGTTTAacttgctccaatactctccattgtattaTATTAGCcaaacttcctggatccactaaaacacgtttaatcttaaaatctagcacatttaaagaaattaccagtgcgtcgttgtatAGTAGCAACAATCTGTATGCGTCCTCCTCTgtaaaagtgatatcgtcttctAGGAGCATTTTGCTATGGGTTATTCATACTTTTATCTTCTTTGCTGCCGAAAAGTGACCACCTTGATCTCGTTCCTtctgaagatcatgttgatcattTGGCACGggggatcttctcctgctttcgacGGTTCCACAGTGTCCCAGTTATGACCATAATTGTTCTAAGCttggtcactcaagaattctctgagacGATCGTTCTTTAATAATGTTGCCACTTCTTCCCGAAGGTGTCGACAATCCCATGTCTGGTGGCCATTCATCCCGTGATATTCATaccataagttgggatccctatagctgggatcagatctcattactttcgggaaccgtgcttctttgatgtttctcatggctgacaccaactgcactacactgacgttgaagttgtattccgatagctTGAGGTAAGAAGGATCCCGTGACCCTGACGCTTCTTTATCCTGCAGTGATATATTGTTCCGACCGCGATCAGTCATTCTGTCAACGACGAACTTGTTTGCTGTCTGGAAGCCTCTGCCACGGCCTTCGGTCCATTTGTAGGGTAGAAACTAGCCTCTCAAAGCCCGTCTGTCCGTGTCGTAattgtcttttgatttttctttgttcttttctcaTCCTTTTGTCAACGATGGAAAGCCAAcctgatcatcttcgatccttatctttgattcATATTGATTGTGGACATTCGCTAAAGTCGTCGCTTGAAATTCAAGCAGGATTTCCTTCAATTTTTGGGAAGCATCTGAACTTCTCAAATTTAGTCcattggtgaatgcttcagccacCCATTTATCCGGGACAACCGGGAGCAACATTATCTCCTTCTGGAATCGGGTAACAACTCCCGTAGCAACTCGAATTCTCCTTgcgcaatcctgaatatgtcggccttttgGGTCAGTACTTTTCTGGACCCgacatgagccttgatgaaagagtcCACGAGCTTCTCAAAGGAGTTTATGGAATGCTCATCTAACAAtgaataccacgtcaaggctcccctcgtgagagtctctccaaatttcttcagcaaaacaAATTTAATTTTGTGAGGAGCTAAATTATTTcccgttgtgtaggtggtaatatgatCTTGAGGGTCTGAAGTTCCGTCATACTTTGGCACATAAGGCATTTTAAACTGCTTCGGGAGTAATTCTGGTGCCGCAATTAGCTTGTATggcaattgagtatacttctttgagtctgGACCTTTCAGCACCGGTGGTGCATTCGAGATTTGGTCCATGTGGGCattcacttccctcataaaccttaaaagttcattcttgaaaggatcaTTCTCGTTATTGAGGCCGGATCCACTCCCCCAGCCCTATCGGAGCCAACTTTACCCCTCAAGGTGTTGTCGTCGACCCTCTGTGTTGTTTGATTCGTGGGAGCACCAGAAAGAATCCGATCTCGTCTATTCGCATTATTCAAAGCCCCGACAGCGCGTGCTTCAACTTCATCATAACCTTATCGTGACACATAAGGTGTCCTAGAATGATCGCATGTTGTTCTTGCAAGACTCTTATCTCTTCAACGACATGTTCCTCCTCAACATCATCGGGAGTtgtctatcgaatatgttgaagATATTTCCTGTCAATCACCAGCGTGGCGTCATTCCACTCGttgtgggtgtcactgattgaatcctcgcaATGAGGCCGATCTCCTCGAACCTTGAGATTGTGCGTGTTGTTAACACCGTTATCTAccatttttttatgatttttctaagacaaaataatcaaacgCGTTAGTAAAAAAAGCAAGGATCAATTTAAGTGAACGGCTGTCTAGGCCCTACAATGGGCGCCAAATAGTTTACCCGTTaaacggtacaattgaatttatacgtgattttctaaacaagtgaattaatttaatcctgaaataataaaatagttgaagaaatatgcaatacttagcccTGGGATGGAgacaaaatagcagaaatagtaGTTCTGGATTTCAggcacaacaacagtgaaatcaaaAGCCAGAGGATAATATTGTATTAAACTTTGAATAGAGTGTAACGTCAATTTGCTAGAAAATTCTTGTCCCTTACAATGAAACTGAGCTAATTATTTATAACTACctctagggaaggaggtcctaggatcatgcccaatctttaatgtcaattatgagggcaattgatgaagatgtaatgtTGAGCATAAATATCAAATTTCTTGTAACGGGCAATCGTACTTAATACCATgaaatattctctattaaatgctaccgaACAAAAAGTATTTATTACATCTTTATAAGTGTTATTCTTCCCGGTGACTGACAGAACAGTTACCTTCGATCTTGGACATCTCCCGTCTTGAGTTCCACATATTCCTCTTTTGGACTGCCACATGACATAACATATTTTATCCTATACAAAACTACACCACCAAAGATTATAGTGAAGTCTCGGACTCGGGCATTGAGAATGAAAGTGTCTTTGATATGAAGGGGCTTTGCCCTCGAAGTAGATTTTTTCGGCGAGATACGGTGTATTCCGACCCAAAAACGGGTACAGGACACCAAGGGGTAAACCAAAAAGTAAAAACTACAGGGGTACAAGTGAAAAATGAAAACATGTTGGGGGCACTAGTGACATACAATTTTCTTCTGATGCAGTTGACATTTTTTTAGCTAAAAGAGAAGCCAAAACCCTTTGGAATCGCCTAAAACCCCCTACAAAACGCAGATTATACTTATAATTTTTCACTCTTTTGTGTCCTAAATAAATCTTCTAAAATCCCATTCATTCATTTTTGTCGTACATTTTCATCTTGAAGTTGAAAAGGGGAGAAAATGGCACTGGGTTTGCTACTGGGTATAGGGAGAGCTTTCAGAAAGAAGAGCACAGCGTCTCTTGACATTCTAACTGCTAAAACAGGTCCAAGAAATTTCTATAAAGGAAAGAATTGCAAGCCCACTGGTTTTCATACTCGTAAAGGTATTCTTTTGACACCTATTTTTTGGGTTTATACTAACTTTTTAGCGTTTGAGACTAGCACTTTAGTGTTATTGGAATTGAGCTTATAAATGTTGAGTCTTTTTGATTGGATTTAGTACCCCTTTTGTCCTTTATATTGATTTAGGGGAGCTATAGGGCCGctgatttatgattattgctGAGCTATTAGAGAGGATTTCTCATGTtatgattattttaatatttgatCTTTGTTTGGGCTTGGAACGGGATATGTGAGCTTACAGTTATTTGGTATTGAAATGAAATGGATCACAATAGAGCAGCAGGGATACCCTAGTTTGATTGATTGAATGTGACAAATCACGGAAAagatgctgggtatataagtaaacaaccttagaccctagtgacgcgTTTTAAAGCTATCACTAGTGGGCTGGTCAGTTACATATGGTATCAAAGTCACCCCACGCGCAACCTTGAACGATGGTGGGGCAAACATCAGCTAGGACGTTGAGTCCCTAAGAGAGGGTGTAGGTTGGATATATAAGTAAACAAGCCGTAGACCCTAATAACGTACTTTAAAGCCGTGCAGGCTGggccaaagcggacaatatcactagtggaCTAGGTTGTTACATTGACTGAGCTATAAAACTCTTGATTTTGATTAATTGGTTTAGTGAGTCCTTATTAATGCTGGTAACTAGAAAATTTTTCTTCCAAATCATTTTGCTTGCTTAGTTGCCTTCGTTAATATTTTTTTGCTTTAAAGTTCTAAATTTGGATGTTTATGAAATTTGCGGACTTCTCTTTCTGCAGGTGGTTATGTTCTTGTGCAAGGAAAACTACCAAATTATGTAGTTCCaaatttgagggattttcaggtactgaagttttaaatttttttttaaaaagttgtgTTTTTAGCTATCTTTTTTGGATTAAAAACAGAAAgttccaaaagaaaaaagaaaaaagatgtggAAACTCTAATAGCCTGTTAAGTATGGAATGGCATATAGGCGATTTCATTCAGTTAAGAAGGAATCGATTGCCCTTTGGCCCACTGTTCTTTTGTGCTCTTAATGTTGGCATTGGCAGAAGTAATGCTAATTTCCCGACTTGAAGTTTCTCTTGGAtcagaaaataaaatgataaaagagATCACAATATGCTTGTTACGAGCTAAAAGAGAGGCAAATAGTCCGAGTTTGAGTTGGTTTCGCttgtttcatttttatttttgacagttcaaaataatagaataaatCTGTGAACTATTCTTCTCTCTATGTGGTTGGGGGCTTAGAGAAATGCGATAGTGATGTATTGGTATTTGATCTTTTAATTAGACATGCCCAAGCATATAGGTGGAGTTGTGAACAAAGAATATGAGACGCCAATTCCTATTCATCTAGAGTCAGTCTCTTGGAGAGAGTGTAGAAGATACCTAAAATCCTAAAGCTTCCTACAAACAAGTTTTCGGGAAATTCTTCCTCTTTTGACCGTCTTGGATTGAGAGTGTGAAAGAAGGTTCTTTGCCAGCGTAGAGTCTCTGGCGTCCATTCCAGCTCCTGGCCAGGCAAGAACTTCTTTGAAAGACATGGGCACAACTTCCTTAATTCTAAAACGGAGTGTGCGCCTTTCTCACTAGCCATCGCTTTTTTGAGAATCTGCTCATTTTACAGTCATCGCCTCATCGGAGTCGAGTGGCACCAAGATGGATGAAGTCTAGGGGAATCGATCCCTTGAATGCTTTTACCCAGGTGTAAGATCTGGCATGTGTAAATTAGTCACCGGAAATTCTGCCTCTCTTCCTGGTGTTTTCAGATGCGTGAAATCTTCGATAGGTCGCGTCTTGCTGGGCTTGAGTCACACTGCATTAGCGAGTCCAGTCTGGTGCCAGATTCTTTCTACTACCGCCATATAAGCTCGTTGAGTGCACTTTCACTCTCCTCTGATGGTCATATTCTCCCTGGCACTTCCCCATGGAAGTCAAGCCTTTGAGTATATTTTGGAGGATTTGgagagaaaagaggaaaagaacATTTGGTTCGCTTTCGTGTTAACAGCCAATTGACATCTAGTTAAGCGTTCAGAGGTTGTTTGTCGATCATGAGAAAATTTTATTCAAAAGGACTTTCAActtaattaaaaaattgaattGACTGCTATGCGTAGTGGTAGTGGTTGAGGAGATTTTTGAGGTATGAATCGCTTATGATGGGTATGGTGCTGCACTTTTTAACATTGTGGTTTGTTTTGGATTGTTAAGTTGGATTTGTAAATTAAGTTTTGctgtttttcctttttgcttGTTTAATCTCTGGCAAGTTTAATTTGGTGGCTATGCCTAATAATATTCGGTGAGTTAAGATATGCTTTAAGACGTATAGCACATCTGTTTTATCCAAACAAGTTGTACAGGATATAGATGAGCAAACAACATTTTTGGAGGTCGTCTTTGTTATTATGGAGGTGGTGACCAAATTTTGAAGAGTAACTTTAACTAAGATTGTTTCTCAATGTC includes these proteins:
- the LOC107768882 gene encoding uncharacterized protein LOC107768882; this translates as MALGLLLGIGRAFRKKSTASLDILTAKTGPRNFYKGKNCKPTGFHTRKGGYVLVQGKLPNYVVPNLRDFQLKPYVSQCARETQTMGAADAAK